The genomic stretch TGTCGAGGTTCTCGCCGATCTCCTTGACCTCGACATAGCCGAGGATCATCCCGGCGCGGGCGACCATGAAATCCGGCCGCCCCTGCTCGCCGCCCTTCGTCTCCTGATGGACCTTCAGACCCCTTTGCGACGCCTCATGGGCGAAGCGCTCGAGCAAGGCTTCGAGGGCCGAGCGTCCGGTAAATTCGGTCTGCTTCTCGAGTGGGGTCTCGCGCAATTTTTTCAGGTAATCGTCGAATCGGGTGTCCATTGCTCCTCCGCGTGGGCAATAAAGCCGCTTTTCGGGAGGGTGTGAAGCCGATCGCCCCCCTCCCCCGCTAGCCCTCCGCCCCCCGCCGTGGCAAAGCGTCCCGCATGACGTCCGGCCCCTCCCCCGCGATTCTCGCCCCCATGGCGCAGCGGCTGCAGCTCGCCGATTATCGCTCCTATGCTGCGCTGGATTGCGCGATAGAGGCGCCGCTGGTGGCGCTCACCGGCGAGAATGGGGCCGGCAAGACCAATATTCTCGAGGCGCTGTCGCTGTTCTCGGCCGGGCGCGGGCTGCGCGGGGCCGAGCTTTCCGATTGCGCGCGGCGGCAGGGCTCCGGCGGTTTCGCCGTCTCGATCGAGCTTTCCGCCGATGGCGTCGTCACGCAGCTCGGCCATGGGCTGGAGCCGGCCAGCGGCGAGCAGAGCGCGGCGCGGCGCTTTCGCATCGACAGGGCGCCGGTCTCCTCCGCCCGCGCTTTCGCCGATCATCTGCGCCCGCTGTGGCTCACCCCCGCGATGGACGGGCTGTTCGCCGGGCCAGCGGGCGATCGGCGGCGCTTTCTGGATCGGCTGGCGCTCAGCCTCGACGCCGAGCATGGCGCGCGCGCGGCCAAGCTCGAGCGCGCTCTGCGCAATCGCAACCGCCTGCTCGCCGAGGAGACCGCCGACGCCCGCTGGCTGGACGCCGCCGAGCGCGAGATCGCCGCGCTCGGCGTCGCCGTCGCCGCGGCGCGGGGCGAGACCGTGCTGCGGCTGCGCGCGCTCATCGCGAGAGAGCGCGACGACAGCTCGCCCTTTCCCTGGGCCGAGGTTTCGATAGAGGGGGAGCTGGAGCGCATGATCGGCGAGGAGCCCGCGCTGCAGGTGGAGGATCGCTATCGCGCGCGCCTCGCCGCCGCACGCCGCCGCGACGCCGCCGCCGGCCGCACGCTGGAAGGCCCGCAGGCGAGCGATCTATCCGTGCGCCACGGCCCAAAGGACGAGGCGGCGCGCGCCTGCTCCACCGGCGAGCAGAAGGCGCTGCTGGCCGGTCTCGTTCTCGCCCATGCGAGGCTGGTGGCGGCGACCACAGGCCGCGCGCCGCTGCTGCTGCTGGACGAGGTGGCGGCGCATTTCGATCCGCTGCGCCGCGAGGCGCTCTACGCCGAGCTTGCGCGCATCGGCGGGCAAGTGTGGATGACGGGCGCCGACCCTGACGTGTTCGCCACGCTCGGCGGCCGCGCGCAGCTGCTGCGCGTCTTTCCTGGGCGCATCGAGAGCGCGATGTGAGTCTTTCGCGAAGCTCCCAAAAAAGGCCGCATTCGAGGCCCTGAACAGACGCGCCCCGGTCCCTAGAGCGCTATCCGATCCAATTGGATCGGATAGCGCTCTAAACTTCTCTCGTTAGGCGCGAATTCTGATCGATCGAACGATTCCGTTCGATCGGAAAGCGCGCTAGAGTCCGGGGGAAAACGTAGCCGCCGAACCATCGAAGAAGCGCATGCGCGAGCCGAATGAAATCGATTTTTGGCGCGGCTTCGCTCTCGTCACCATTTTCATCAATCATATTCCGGGGATTTTTTTCGAGCGCTTCACCTTCCGCAATGTGGCGATCTCCGATTCGGCGGAGCTGTTCGTTTTTCTCGCCGGCTGGGCGCTGCGCAAGCTGGTGGACGGGCCGGCGCGGACGCTCTCGGCGCGCTATCTGATCCTGCGGCTCGAGGGGCGCGCCTTCACCGTCTATCTGGCGCAGCTCGTGATCGCGCAATTGGCCGTCGCGCTGCAGGCCGGCGCCTCGCTGCTGCTGGACGCGCCCTTTCTGCTGGACTGGAACAACGCCTCGGGCATTTTCACCGATCCGGTGCGCGCCAATCTCGGCCTCGTGCTGCTGACCTTTCAGCTCGGCTATTTCGACATTCTGCCGCTCTATGTCGTGCTGATGCTGGCCTCGCCGCTGATCGCCCTCTCATATCGCCATGCGCGAGCGCTGCTGCTGCCGGCCTCGCTCGCCATCTGGGCCTATGCGCTGGCCTTCGGCGTCAATTTCCCGACGTGGCCGGTGGAGGGCGCCTGGTTCTTCGATCCGCTGGCCTGGCAGCTCGTCTTCGTGCTCGGCTTTCTGCTCGCCGGCGAGGATGGAATCGGCGGCCTCGTTCGCCGCTATCGCAAGCCTCTGTGGTGGGCGGCGCTGCCGCTCGTGCTGCTCGGCGTCGTTGCGGCGCGGACGGAATTCGATCCCTCGCCGATCGCTCTGCCGGAGCCCAAGCTGTTCTTCGTCTTCGACAAGACCTTTCTCTCGCCGGCGCGGCTGCTCTCCAATCTGGCCATTGTCGCGGTCTTCGCGGGCGCTTTTGCCGCGATCTCGCGAGGCGTTCCGCGCATCGCGGATTTTCTTTCTGCGCTCGGCCGCAATTCGCTCAATGTATTCTGCGCCGGGTCGCTGCTGAGCCTCGCCGGGCAGATCTTCCGCTTCGCCTATAGCGGGGATGTTGTAAGCGACGCTTTTATCGTTATGTTCGGCATCGCTGCGATGGGGGCGACCGCATGGGCTTCGGAATGGCGCGAAAGGTTGCGGGCAAAATCGGCGCGGGCTCCGGCGTAGCGCTGGCGCTCGCGGCGTCGCTCGCCTGCGCGCAAGAACGCGCGCCAGACTCCGCGCCGCCGGAGGCCGCGCCGCCGCTCAGTCCCGCCTGCGAGGCGCCGGCGGGCGACATAGCCGCGCCCGCCATGCTGCCGCATTTCGCGAAGGCGCTGCGCGACCGCAAATCGGCGCGCATTCTCGCCATCGGCTCCTCCTCCACTTCCGGCGTCGGCGCCTCCTCGGACGCCAAAAGCTATCCGGCTCAGCTCGAGGCCATTCTCGAGGGCGCGCTGAAAGGCGTCGATGTGGTCGTCGAAAATCGCGGCGTCGCCGGCGAAGTGGCGGCCGTCACCGCCGAGCGCATCAAGAGCGAGGTAGCGCGGGAGAAGCCCGATCTCCTGCTCTGGCAGCTCGGCACCAATGACGCGCTGGTGCGCATCGCGCCGGACGAGTTCGAGAATACGGTGCGCTCGACGATACGCTGGCTGAAGGCCAATGAGATCGACGTCGTTCTCGTCGGCCTGCAATATAGCTCGCGCTTCTCGCGAGACGAGGAATATTTCGCGATCCGAAATGCGCTGCAGCGCGTGGCGACGGCGGAGAACGTCGCCTATGTGCGCCGCTATGACGCGATGCGCTTCATCGCGCAGAACCACGCCAATCTGCAAATGATGGCGCGCGACAATTTCCACCTCAACGATCTCGGCTATCAATGCATGGCCGAGCATATCGCGCGCGCGGTGATCGTCGGCGTGTTCGCCAAGCGGCGCCCGAGCGGGAATTGACGCTTCATCGACGGAGAGCGCATCTTTTCGACACACTCGTTTTCCCGACAGGAGGCCAAGGAAGTGGACTGGAAAGCGTTCTTCTGTAAGCTTTTGGGCAGCGCGCGCTTCGAAGGCGAGCTCGTGAAGAGAATTGATATCAGCAAAGCGCCATTCTGCATCACTTTAGAATGCCGCCAAAATGAAGATGGGATTTTTGGCGTGCTGAATATCAGCGGAGCTGGAAGCGTGGATGAATTCTACCTCGATAAGAATTCTATCGCACGATTGGCTGCCGGGCTTTCGGACGTAGGATTGGGTCGAGGCGAGACGCTCCGTTAACACGCAAAATCACGACAATCGGCTATCCCCGCATAATGGAGCATTTGGCGCGCATGTCGGCGCCCGGCGAAAGCCGCCGCGCCGACTTTGCAACGAAAGCTCAGAGCCGCTTCAGCCCTTCCTCGAAGCTGATGACCTCGAAGCGCTGATCATACTTGGCCGCGCCATCGGCGAGCGTGTCGATCTTTTCGGCCGTGTCATATTTCTTCATCTTCGTCTTATCGAGATAGAGAAGCTCGATCAGCTCATTGTAGACGGAGGTGTCGTCGATCGGCAGAACATAGAGCGGCACGCCGTCTATGCTGATCTCATAGCGCGAAGCGCGGTCGAGATCGGAGACATAGATGAAATATTTGCCCTCCGGCTTCGCGCTCGCGCCGAGCGCTGCGACGAGAGCGGGAAGCTCACGATAAGAGGCGAGCGATCCGGCGAGAAACGACAGCCCCGCCTCGCCTTCCTGCGCAGTGGCGTGAACGCCTTCCAATGCGAGCAGCGGATCGAGCGTGACGGCGAATTCGCCGCGAAAGCCGAAGCGGCCGGCGTGATGCGTCGCTCCCTTGTGGCTGGGCTTCAACAGCCGGCCTTCTGCCTCCAGGCGCTGGAAGGCGGTCGTTTCGATAGACGTCATGTTCGGCTTTCGCTATCCGCCCCTTCTCGAAACATTCGAGACCGTGACGGTCGATTGAGAAGAGGCAGTCGCGACGGCGTTCGCGCCGGAGCAGGCGCGCCGAAGCGGACGCTGACGCGTCGCAGGCTCGATCATGGAAGAAAGATTAGGGGACGACTCTCGAAAGCTCGCGCGAGATCGTCCGGTCCAGAAGGCGCAGCCGCGGAACCGACAAAAATGTCGGCTTTCGATCCACGCGACGACATTTGTCGCTCCTCACCAATCCTCAAGCAACTTCCGCGCCGCCCTCACTGCTCGAGCGCGAGGCAAAGCGACGGATGCGCGCCCTCGATCGTGAGACGCTCGGCGCGATATTCAATCGTATCGCCGATACACGGAAAGGACCGATCCGTCGCCCCTCTATGCGCTGCGCCATTCGATAGGACAGATAGGCGAGCGCGACTCCAGCGACCGGGTCCACGAAATAATGCCCGCCTTCCGTCACCGTTCCCACCATCAGAGCGATATCGACGACGCATAAGAAATAGAAGGCCGGGCGCACGGTTCGCAGGCTCAGCGGCGTCAACGCGCCGACTACGGCGTGAAAGGAGGGAAAGCTCAGAAGGCCGCCGATCGCGCTGCTCTCGAGGTTCAGCGGCGCGGACTCGCGCAGACGGGTCAGATGATCGAGCGGCGTCCGACCGCCGAAGCGAAGCTCATGAAACAGAGAATCGTCGACGAGAGTGACGGCGCTCGAGGCCGGCAGGAAGGCGGCGATGACGATCGTCGCCGTGAGCGCGATCGCGAATGCGAGAAGATAGACGCGCAATTCGCCGATACGCTCGAGCGCGACCAGCAGAACCACCGGCGCGATGATCTGCATGGTCATGCTCGAATAAGCTTCCCGCAGCCACTTCGCCAACAACGGGCGATCGTCGACATAATGGGCGAAGGCCAGCCAATCGCCGCCGAGCCATCGATCGAGCGAGAGAAACAGCTCGTCCTGCAGCGGCATGGCGAGACGCTGCGTCGCATAGCTCGCGAAAATTCCAGCGAGCGACGTCGCCACGATATAGATCAGCGAATAGACGAATATCGGCGCGACGCGCGAGACGAAGCTCGGCGAGGCGAAGCGGCAATAGAGGTCGAGAGCGACGACCGCGACGACGAAAAGGCTCGGGTCCGGGAAGGATGGCAGCGTCAGCCCCGTCGCTTTTGCGCCGACATAGGCGCTCGCCATCATCGCGAGGCTGAGGCGCGCGGCAGCCGATGGAACCGCTATGAAGCGCAATCGCAAATGATCGAGACAAAGGTCGTGAAATCGGCGCGAAATATGAACAGCCTTGCAAAAGAACATAGAATGCATGCTCGAAAGCTCGCGTCTCGAAATGATTTGGAGACGCGCCGCCGAACGCGACGGAAACGCCCCTGAAATATGCCGACTCGCGCCGGCGCTCCAATGAATACTCGACTACGAAACCGCGGTTACATTTCGGTAAACGACTAATTTTATGATGATTTCCAGTAATATAGATATCTCACCAGTCTATCGGAGCGCGTCCTTTCGATTCGAGATAGCCGTTCGCCTTGGAAAAATGCCTGCAGCCGCAAAAGCCGCGCGCTCTATCGCAAAGAACGGCGTAGCACGGCGAGCACGACGCTGATGGCCAGAAGCCCCGAGCCCATGATGACGAGGGGCTGGCCCTTGGCGTCTCCTGTAACGATGAAGGCCAGCCCCATCGCCGCCAGGATGCCGCCGATCGCTCCTGTCGCGATCGGGGTCTTCATCGAGGCCCCGCTCTTCTGGAATCTTTTCTGAATCTGGCGCGTGTTTTCTTGGAGCGTGAACATATCCATCCACGATTGCGCGCAAGCGTCCGAGCATACCACGCCATTGCTCTCGACCCGCGCGCACGAGTGACACACGCCTTTTCCGCAAGATTTGCAGACGCCGACCGCGTCGACATCCGAATGTGAAAAACACTTCATGATTTCATTCCCCTAATAGACCTGAGAACCCGTTCGGCTCTTGCCGACAATACAGGAGAAGCGCTCGCTTCACCGACGCTGGCGTCGCCTCACCAGTCGATTGGCGTCCGCCCCTGCGCGACCAGATAGGCGTTCGCTTTCGAAAAATGCTTGCAGCCGAAGAAGCCGCGCGCCGACAGCGGCGAGGGATGCGCGCTCTCGAGCACGAGATGCCGCGAGCGATCGACGCCCGCGCCCTTCTGCCGCGCATAATTGCCCCAGAGCAGGAAGACGATTCCCTCGCGCTCGCGCGAGAGCGCCTGCACGGCGGCGTCGGTGAAGCGCTCCCAGCCCTTGCCCTGATGCGAGCCGGCGGCGCTGTCGCGCACGGTGAGCGTGGCGTTGAGCAGCAGCACGCCCTGTTGCGCCCAGCGCGAGAGATCCGGGTCGCGCGACACGGGCCGTCCGAGGTCGCTCTCGATCTCCTTGAAGATGTTCTGCAGCGAAGGCGGCGGCGGAATGTCGCGGCCGACCGCGAAGCACAGGCCATTGGCCTGGCCGCGGCCGTGATAGGGATCCTGGCCGAGGATCACCACTTCCACGGCGTCGAAGGGACATTCGTCGAAGGCGCGGAAAATCTGCTTGGCCGGCGGATAGACCGGACCGCGCGCATATTCCTCGCGCACGAATTGGCGCAATGCGTCGAAATAAGGCTGCTCGAACTCCGCCGCGAGGCGCAGCTTCCAGCTCTCGTCGATTTGAACGGGTTTGTTCATATCCGCCACGCTAACATGCGTTTGCGCCGGGCGAGAACCCGGCCGTGTCGCAAAAGCGCGAGAATGATGTTTCAAACATCATCTTGGCGAGATAAAACATGCCTGCTAATATATAAAGCGTGAGCATATGAGATGATCACCGCCGCTCAATTGCGCGCCGCACGGGCGCTGCTCGGCATAGATCAGAAGAAGCTGGCCGAGCTTTCCGGCGTCTCCCTGCCGACCATACAGCGCATGGAGGCGAGCGAGGGCAATGTCCGCGGCGTGATCGAGACGCTCACCAAGGTCGTCGAGGCGCTGAACGAGGCCGGCGTCGAGTTGCTCAGCGAGAACGCCCGCAGCGAGGGCGGAGGGCGCGGCGTGAGGCTGCGTCGCCCTGGTCCGCCCAAACCGACGACATAAAGGATAGATCTGCGACGACGACCGCCGACTTCGCGCCGACGATCCCGCCGCTCCTCGATCAAAGGAGCCAGTGTTGAGAGATCGACGTTTTCGCCAGCCGAGCTTCATCGAGCTGTTCACGCCCAAGCTCGTCACCATTTTGCGCGAAGGCTATGGCCTCGCCGATCTGCGCGCCGACGCTATCGCCGGCCTCACGGTGGCGATCGTCGCGCTGCCGCTCTCCATGGCTTTCGCGATCGCCTCCGGGCTCAGCCCGGACCGCGGGCTCTATACGGCGATCATCGGCGGCTTTCTCGTCTCCATGCTCGGCGGCAGCCGCTTCCAGATCGGCGGGCCGGCGGGCGCCTTCATCGTTCTCGTGTTCGCCATCGTGCAGCGCGAGGGCTATGACGGGCTCGCGCTCGCCACCATGATGGCGGGCGTCATTCTCTTCGCCATCGGCCTGCTGCGCTGGGGCACCTACATAAAATACATCCCCTTTCCGGTGACGGTCGGCTTTACCGCCGGCATAGCGGTCATCATCTTCGCGAGCCAGCTCAAGGAGATTTTCGGCCTCTCCCTGGCGCAGGAGCCGGCCGCGCTCGGCCCCAAGCTCGCGGCCTTATGGGAGGCGCGCGCCACGCTGAAGCCGGCGACGATCGGCGTCTCGGCGCTGGCGCTGGCGATCATCCTCGGCCTGCGGCGCTGGCGGCCGAGCTGGCCGGGAATGCTGATCGCCGTGACAGTCTGCGCGGCGGCGACGGCGGCGCTGCATCTCGACATAGAGACGATCGGCTCGCGCTTCGGCGGCGTGCCGAGCACGCTGCCGGCGCCGGCGGTCCCGCATTTCGATCTCGCGCGGCTGCGCGCGCTGCTGCCGGACGCGCTGACCATCGCCGTGCTCGGCGCGATGGAGTCGCTGCTCTCCGCCGTCGTCGCCGACGGCATGAGCGGGCGGCGCCATCGCTCCAATTGCGAGCTCGCCGCTCAGGGCGTCGCCAATGTCGTCGCGCCGCTCTTCGGCGGCATTCCGGTGACGGGAACCATCGCCCGCACGGCGACCAATGTGCGCTCGGGCGCCAAGGGTCCGGTCTCGGGAATGCTTCATGCGCTGTTCCTGCTCGGCTTCATGCTGATCGCCGCGCCGCTGGCGGCGTATATTCCGCTCGCCTCGCTCGGCGCCGTGCTCGCCGTCGTCTCCTGGAACATGGCCGAGAAGAAGGAATTCGTCGCTCTGTTCCGCGCCTCGCGCGGCGACGCTCTGGTGCTGGTCTCGACCTTTCTGCTCACCATTTTCGAGGATCTGACCGTCGGCATAGGCGTCGGCGTGACGCTCGGCGCCTTCCTCTTCCTGCATCGCCTCGCCGAGAGCGTCGAGGTGCAGACCGGCGAGGCCTTTCTCGACGAGGATCAGGCGGATGATTACGGCGGCCATCGCCCCGCCTATGATTCCGCCGCCGCCTCCGACGCCGAGGTGATGGTCTATAAGATCAGCGGCGCGATCTTCTTCGGCGCTTCGGCGACGGTGAGCGCGGCGCTGGACGAGATCGGCCGCTACCCGCGCGTCTTCATCTTCGATTTCAGCGAGGCGCCGCTGGTGGACAGCACGGCGGCGCGGGCGCTGGAGAGCTTTGTCGCGCGATTGCGAAAGGCAGGAACCGTGGTTTGCGTCGCCGGGGCGCGGCCAGCCGTTCGACGGGCGCTGCTCTCAGCCGGGCTGCATGAGCCGGAGACGCTCTACGCCGGCACGGTCGCCGATGCGCGCCGCCGCGCCACGGCGCCGCAGCCCCCCGAAAATCAAGCCCCGAGGCTGAGCCGCGCCGCCCTCCCCGGCCGAGCGTGAGGCGCGCGGCAAGAGGTTTGCTTGGCCGTCAGCCGACCACTCACCTGCGAAGCCTCATGCCCTCAGAACCTTTTTTCCTGCCCGAATTCGGGCAGACAGACCCCGGCCTCGGCCTTCTCCGAATGGCGGCTCTACTCGCCGAGACCGATGACGATCCCGGTGAGGAGACGCTCGATCTCATGGCCGAGCAGGTCGAGAGCGGCTGCCTCGCCGGCCTCGACCCGGCCGATATCTGGCCGGAGCTGCTGCTCTCGCTCGGCGGACCGGCGCCCGGCAAGGCGTTCCGCGTGCTGCGCATCTGCGGCGCGCTGCGGGCCGTGCTGCCCGAGGTCGACGCGCTATTCGGCGTGCCGCAATTGTCGGACGGCCAGAGCGAGGTCGATCTCGGCGCCCATTTGCTGCGCTCGCTGGACGAGGCCGGACGCAGAGACGCGCCGCTCCCCGTGCGCTTCGCCCTGCTCGTCATGAATGTCGGCAAGGGGGATTCCCCGCGCGAGCATCTGCCGCATCATTACAAGCACATAGACCGCGGCGGCCCGCGCATAAACGGGATCGCCGAGCGTTTCGGCGTTCCCGCCGATTGCGTCCCGCTGGCGCTGACCGCGCTCAGCGAATGCGAGCGCGTGCATCGCGCCTCGGAAGTGCGCGCCGGCCCGGTGGCGCAAATGCTGGAGCGGCTCGGCGCCTTCGACGCGCCGGAGAGCTTCGCCCTGCTGATGGAAGTGTGCAGCTGCGATTTCACCGCCCATTCCGGGCGCCCAGGCGAAGCCTATCCCAAGGCCGTGCTGCTGGAGACGGCGCGCGACGCCTGTCTGCCGATCGAGCCCGCGACGCCCGAGGCGCGCGCCGAGGCGATCGCTCAGGCGCTGCGCTCGCAGCGCTGGTCGAGCGAGGGCTGAACGGCGCGCTCCGCCGGCTCCGGCTCGGCGCTGGCCGCAGGCAGACGCACATGGAAGGTCGCGCCGCCGCCCGGCGTCTCCGCGACGCTCAGCGCGCCGCCCTGCAGCTCGACCAGCTCGCGAACGATCGACAGGCCGAGGCCCGTGCCGGGCGTCGTCTCGTCCTTGCGCCAGAAGGGCTCGAAAATGCGGCCGCGATCGGCCTCGGCGACGCCGCTCCCGTGATCGACGACCTCGATCACGCAATCGGGCAATACGCGAACGACGACGACGCCGCCTCTGGGCTCGGCGCGCACCGCATTGGCGATGAGATTGGCGACGATGCTCTCGACGCTCCAGCGCAATCCGAGCGCGATCACATGGCGCGACGGCGCCTCGAGCCGAATGTCGCGATCGTCGCCGATCGCGATCGGCACATAATCGGCCGCGACGCCGAGCACGATATCGTGCAGATCGATCCTCTGCGGCGCGATCGGCCCGCGCTCCCGGATCTGCGCGAGCAGCAGCATCTGCTCGACGATCGTCTGCACGCGCAGGACGTCGCGCTCGATCTCGGCTTTGAGCGGCCCCTCCTCCATCTTGCCGAGGCGCGCGCGCAAAATGGTGATGGGCGTACGCAGCTCATGCGCGGAATTGGCGGAGAAGCGCCTCTGGCGCTCGACTCCTTCCCGCACGCGCTCGAAAGCCTTGTTCACCGCTTCGACGAAAGGCCGCATCTCCGACGGCGCCTCGTCGTGAGCGATGCGCTCCTTCAGCGAGTTCACGTCGATCGTCGCGATCTTCTTCGCCGCCGCGCGCATGGGCGCGAGACCGCGATGGACGACGAAGAGCGCGATGAGGCACATGGCCACCCAATTCGGAAGGAAGAACATCGCGCCGGGCAGTGTGATCGTGTAAAAGGGCAGGCGCATGAAATCTCGCCATCGATACTGCGCTCCGCCAGTTGCGACGACGACCTCGCCGACCTGCGAGTCGAGGACGAAGGACTCGCCCCTGCGCGGCGCTCCGTCCACAACGACCTGAATGGGCGATCTCGAGAGCTTGAGGCGGCCGACGCCTTCGAACGCCTCCGCTATTTCCGGCGACGATCCCGACAGCGCTTTGCCCGTGCGCGGATCGAAAGCGCCGAAACGAAAATCCGGGTGCTCGGAAATAAAATCCAGCAAGGCGTCGGTCATAGCGATCGATCCTTCCCCGCCAGCGTCCTTGCGCAACGCCGCCAGCATCATCTCCTGCACGCGCGGGCGCAGCAGCTCGTCGAGCGCCGCGACGCCTCCCGGCCGGACCAGGACCAGGACGGCGACGACGATCACAGGCGGCAGAATGATGTAGCCGAGCATGGAGCCGACGATCGCATAGGCGATCAATCGCGACGACAGCGACTCCAGCCTCGATGACGGCGGCGTCGAAGACATCGGCCTCATCGCGCCTGGTCTCACGGCCCGCGCGCTTCGCGGATGAGATAGCCGATGCCGCGCGGCGCGTGAATCTCGACGCCGGCGTCCTGCTCGTCCAAGCGATGACGCAATCGCATCGCCACCATCTTCAGCGCGCCAATGTGCTTATGCTCGTCCGAGCCGTAGATCTCTTGCAGCAGCGCCGAGAAAGTGACCGCGCGTCCGGCGCGGCGCATCAACGCGCCGAGCAGCACCAGCTCCCGCCGCGGCACGATGAGCGGAAACCCGCCGACGGAGGCGCTCTCCGAATTGAGATCGAAGGAGAGCCTGCCGACGACGACCGGCGGCGCCGGCTCGCCGCCGGGACGCCGAAGGCTGGCGCGAATGCGCGCCAGCAGCTCTTCGGTCGAGAAAGGCTTGGTCAGATAATCATCGACGCCGGCGTCGAGACCGTCCACGCGATCCTCGATCGAGCGGGCCGCCGTCACCACCAGAATGCGTATGCCGGGGCGAAGGCGCTTGGCCGTGGGGACGATCGACAGGCCATCGCCGTCGGGCAAGCGCCGGTCGAGCAGCATCACCGAATAATCGCAGGCGCCGAGCGCCTCGGGAATATCGGCCAGAGCCTGAACGCAATGGGGAGCAAAGCCGGCGCGCCGAACGCGATCGGCGATGAGCATGGAGATATCGGGTTGATCTTCGACGATCAGAATGCGCATCGAGCTGCTGTTCCATCGAGCATCGACAGGCGATGAGCGAAGGCGCGCGCGGCGTCGGCGCGCCGAACGAGCGGCTGTCGATCCATTAT from Methylosinus sp. C49 encodes the following:
- the recF gene encoding DNA replication/repair protein RecF; this translates as MTSGPSPAILAPMAQRLQLADYRSYAALDCAIEAPLVALTGENGAGKTNILEALSLFSAGRGLRGAELSDCARRQGSGGFAVSIELSADGVVTQLGHGLEPASGEQSAARRFRIDRAPVSSARAFADHLRPLWLTPAMDGLFAGPAGDRRRFLDRLALSLDAEHGARAAKLERALRNRNRLLAEETADARWLDAAEREIAALGVAVAAARGETVLRLRALIARERDDSSPFPWAEVSIEGELERMIGEEPALQVEDRYRARLAAARRRDAAAGRTLEGPQASDLSVRHGPKDEAARACSTGEQKALLAGLVLAHARLVAATTGRAPLLLLDEVAAHFDPLRREALYAELARIGGQVWMTGADPDVFATLGGRAQLLRVFPGRIESAM
- a CDS encoding OpgC domain-containing protein, yielding MREPNEIDFWRGFALVTIFINHIPGIFFERFTFRNVAISDSAELFVFLAGWALRKLVDGPARTLSARYLILRLEGRAFTVYLAQLVIAQLAVALQAGASLLLDAPFLLDWNNASGIFTDPVRANLGLVLLTFQLGYFDILPLYVVLMLASPLIALSYRHARALLLPASLAIWAYALAFGVNFPTWPVEGAWFFDPLAWQLVFVLGFLLAGEDGIGGLVRRYRKPLWWAALPLVLLGVVAARTEFDPSPIALPEPKLFFVFDKTFLSPARLLSNLAIVAVFAGAFAAISRGVPRIADFLSALGRNSLNVFCAGSLLSLAGQIFRFAYSGDVVSDAFIVMFGIAAMGATAWASEWRERLRAKSARAPA
- a CDS encoding GDSL-type esterase/lipase family protein, with the translated sequence MARKVAGKIGAGSGVALALAASLACAQERAPDSAPPEAAPPLSPACEAPAGDIAAPAMLPHFAKALRDRKSARILAIGSSSTSGVGASSDAKSYPAQLEAILEGALKGVDVVVENRGVAGEVAAVTAERIKSEVAREKPDLLLWQLGTNDALVRIAPDEFENTVRSTIRWLKANEIDVVLVGLQYSSRFSRDEEYFAIRNALQRVATAENVAYVRRYDAMRFIAQNHANLQMMARDNFHLNDLGYQCMAEHIARAVIVGVFAKRRPSGN
- a CDS encoding phosphatase PAP2 family protein is translated as MFFCKAVHISRRFHDLCLDHLRLRFIAVPSAAARLSLAMMASAYVGAKATGLTLPSFPDPSLFVVAVVALDLYCRFASPSFVSRVAPIFVYSLIYIVATSLAGIFASYATQRLAMPLQDELFLSLDRWLGGDWLAFAHYVDDRPLLAKWLREAYSSMTMQIIAPVVLLVALERIGELRVYLLAFAIALTATIVIAAFLPASSAVTLVDDSLFHELRFGGRTPLDHLTRLRESAPLNLESSAIGGLLSFPSFHAVVGALTPLSLRTVRPAFYFLCVVDIALMVGTVTEGGHYFVDPVAGVALAYLSYRMAQRIEGRRIGPFRVSAIRLNIAPSVSRSRARIRRFASRSSSEGGAEVA
- the ung gene encoding uracil-DNA glycosylase; this encodes MNKPVQIDESWKLRLAAEFEQPYFDALRQFVREEYARGPVYPPAKQIFRAFDECPFDAVEVVILGQDPYHGRGQANGLCFAVGRDIPPPPSLQNIFKEIESDLGRPVSRDPDLSRWAQQGVLLLNATLTVRDSAAGSHQGKGWERFTDAAVQALSREREGIVFLLWGNYARQKGAGVDRSRHLVLESAHPSPLSARGFFGCKHFSKANAYLVAQGRTPIDW
- a CDS encoding helix-turn-helix transcriptional regulator → MITAAQLRAARALLGIDQKKLAELSGVSLPTIQRMEASEGNVRGVIETLTKVVEALNEAGVELLSENARSEGGGRGVRLRRPGPPKPTT
- a CDS encoding SulP family inorganic anion transporter; translation: MRDRRFRQPSFIELFTPKLVTILREGYGLADLRADAIAGLTVAIVALPLSMAFAIASGLSPDRGLYTAIIGGFLVSMLGGSRFQIGGPAGAFIVLVFAIVQREGYDGLALATMMAGVILFAIGLLRWGTYIKYIPFPVTVGFTAGIAVIIFASQLKEIFGLSLAQEPAALGPKLAALWEARATLKPATIGVSALALAIILGLRRWRPSWPGMLIAVTVCAAATAALHLDIETIGSRFGGVPSTLPAPAVPHFDLARLRALLPDALTIAVLGAMESLLSAVVADGMSGRRHRSNCELAAQGVANVVAPLFGGIPVTGTIARTATNVRSGAKGPVSGMLHALFLLGFMLIAAPLAAYIPLASLGAVLAVVSWNMAEKKEFVALFRASRGDALVLVSTFLLTIFEDLTVGIGVGVTLGAFLFLHRLAESVEVQTGEAFLDEDQADDYGGHRPAYDSAAASDAEVMVYKISGAIFFGASATVSAALDEIGRYPRVFIFDFSEAPLVDSTAARALESFVARLRKAGTVVCVAGARPAVRRALLSAGLHEPETLYAGTVADARRRATAPQPPENQAPRLSRAALPGRA
- a CDS encoding tRNA nucleotidyltransferase: MPSEPFFLPEFGQTDPGLGLLRMAALLAETDDDPGEETLDLMAEQVESGCLAGLDPADIWPELLLSLGGPAPGKAFRVLRICGALRAVLPEVDALFGVPQLSDGQSEVDLGAHLLRSLDEAGRRDAPLPVRFALLVMNVGKGDSPREHLPHHYKHIDRGGPRINGIAERFGVPADCVPLALTALSECERVHRASEVRAGPVAQMLERLGAFDAPESFALLMEVCSCDFTAHSGRPGEAYPKAVLLETARDACLPIEPATPEARAEAIAQALRSQRWSSEG